The Candidatus Saccharimonadia bacterium DNA window CTGCGCGGTGGCACGATCGTCGATGCGACATTAATCGCCGCCTCGCCGTCCACCAAGAACGAGGCGGGCAAGCGCGATCCGCAGATGCATTCCTCGAAGAAGGGCAACCAATGGTACTTCGGCATGAAGGCGCACGTGGGCGTCGATGCCAGCAGCGGGCTTGTGCACACCGCGGGCGTGACGAGCGGCAACGTGCACGATGCGAAGGTGATGGACCGTTTGGTCCGCGATGACGACACCGCGGTCTATGGCGACAAGGGCTACGCCAGCGATGCGAAGAAGCGCGCCGCGGAGGCGACGGGCGTGCTCTGGGCGGTGAAGGAGAAGGCCAAACCCGGCGGCAGGCTGACGGCCCGCCAGCGTGCGCGCAATCGTAGGGTCGGCAAGGTGCGCGCGAAAGTCGAGCATGTATTTCGTGTCATTAAGTGCCAGTTCGGCTATCGAAAAGTGCGCTATCGCGGCATCGCCAAGAACGGGGCCCAGGTGTTCTCGCTGTTGGCACTCGCAAACCTGTATCTCGCCCGCAGGACACTTGCGTCCGCCTGACGAGATCAGGCCATCCGCTCCCGCCCGCCGCTGTGAGTTGGCGGCTTTGACAAGAAAAAAACGTTCGCCTA harbors:
- a CDS encoding IS5 family transposase, which encodes FPIAVMLRIYCLQQWYNLSDPGAEEALYDIQSMRAFCNLELGRDPIPDETTILNFRHLLEAHELTKTVFEAVAEYLEARGALLRGGTIVDATLIAASPSTKNEAGKRDPQMHSSKKGNQWYFGMKAHVGVDASSGLVHTAGVTSGNVHDAKVMDRLVRDDDTAVYGDKGYASDAKKRAAEATGVLWAVKEKAKPGGRLTARQRARNRRVGKVRAKVEHVFRVIKCQFGYRKVRYRGIAKNGAQVFSLLALANLYLARRTLASA